In a single window of the Pirellulales bacterium genome:
- a CDS encoding DegT/DnrJ/EryC1/StrS family aminotransferase: MAELALLGGKKSKTKPFPQWPIFDDRERQAVLDVLESRVWWRTPGTRTLRFEQEFAQFHGAKHGIAITNGTHALEVVIAALGIRSGDEVIVPNSTFVATASSVLFAGAMPVLVDIDEGTQCVDPALVEAAITPRTKAIIAVHMGGHPADLDRLTEIASRHGLALVEDCAHAHASQWRGRCVGNYGIAGTFSFQQSKLMTAGEGGIIVTNDDEFERKARSAHDCGRLPGEWFYAHFSYGSNYRLSEWQGAMLSAQLTRLDEQTARRHGNAKILDRLLAEIPGITPQKLDPRCTRNGHYAYIYYYDAAQFAGVPTKRFIEAMNAEGIPNQAAYPPIHRLDMFQNGSYRVRLCGAQAEEEHAFLKGPFPVTERASWQCYWVPQYALLGDEADMAEIAAAIRKIQANARELL; the protein is encoded by the coding sequence ATGGCAGAACTCGCATTGCTGGGCGGCAAGAAGTCCAAGACGAAACCGTTCCCACAGTGGCCGATCTTCGACGATCGCGAGCGTCAGGCCGTGCTGGATGTTTTGGAGAGCCGGGTGTGGTGGCGCACACCGGGAACGCGAACGCTGCGGTTTGAGCAGGAGTTCGCGCAGTTTCACGGCGCCAAGCACGGCATCGCCATCACCAACGGCACGCACGCGCTAGAGGTGGTGATCGCGGCGTTGGGGATTCGCTCGGGCGACGAGGTGATCGTGCCGAACAGCACCTTCGTGGCCACCGCCAGTTCGGTGTTGTTCGCGGGGGCGATGCCGGTGCTGGTGGACATCGACGAGGGAACACAGTGCGTCGATCCGGCATTGGTCGAGGCGGCGATCACGCCGCGGACCAAGGCGATCATCGCGGTGCATATGGGAGGGCACCCGGCCGATCTGGATCGGCTGACCGAGATTGCCAGCCGTCACGGACTGGCGTTGGTTGAAGACTGCGCGCACGCGCACGCCAGCCAGTGGCGCGGGCGCTGCGTGGGCAATTATGGCATTGCCGGCACGTTCAGCTTTCAACAGAGCAAGCTGATGACGGCAGGGGAGGGGGGGATCATCGTCACCAACGATGACGAGTTCGAACGCAAGGCGCGCAGCGCGCACGATTGCGGCCGCTTGCCGGGCGAGTGGTTTTACGCGCACTTCTCCTACGGATCGAATTACCGCTTGAGCGAGTGGCAAGGCGCCATGCTGAGCGCACAGCTCACACGCCTCGACGAGCAGACCGCGCGCCGGCATGGCAACGCCAAAATCCTGGATCGGCTGCTGGCCGAGATCCCGGGCATCACGCCGCAGAAGCTCGATCCGCGCTGCACGCGCAATGGCCATTACGCGTACATTTACTATTACGACGCCGCGCAGTTTGCCGGCGTGCCGACCAAGCGGTTTATCGAGGCGATGAACGCCGAGGGGATTCCGAACCAGGCCGCCTATCCGCCGATTCACCGGCTCGACATGTTCCAAAACGGTTCGTACCGCGTTCGACTGTGCGGGGCGCAAGCCGAGGAGGAGCACGCGTTTCTCAAGGGGCCGTTCCCCGTCACCGAGCGGGCGAGTTGGCAATGCTATTGGGTTCCGCAATACGCGCTACTGGGGGACGAGGCGGACATGGCGGAGATCGCGGCGGCGATTCGTAAGATTCAGGCCAACGCTCGGGAGTTGCTATAG
- a CDS encoding DUF3592 domain-containing protein has protein sequence MARPFRFYVKKRGARRTDSALVGYVAQAMLFVGLLLTGALFGAYLLATLIIPEWRVNQYFRETKCVVLSKRLLELARHDGTVVYRPEFQFVYDVEGVRHQARAYDITRQVSESRDEPLRTLNLFNEGGSYPCWYSPDDPAVAVLTRGYTWWSWLLLLVPLAFVVVGGGGAAYALVNWGKSAERRAVMAQQIPGELFEPRESPDHDFPGVPRLATWMDSPGTRLAYRLAADVRPLWALGVMLGVALVVSAVALVLAMGLLGGGLTGLDWLSLLFVLLWFGGGIATAVFAVRRLWRASLAEPTILEISAHPLAPGQNYELFLSQPGRRALKRLALDLVCDERATFQHGTNTRRESRRVVESRIASQEGAELAQQTPFSSSFTLALPAHAMHSFRSAHNAIEWKILVRGESGSRTFERKFPVIVIPEGSSTG, from the coding sequence TTGGCTCGACCATTTCGATTTTATGTCAAGAAGCGCGGCGCGCGGCGCACCGATTCGGCGCTGGTGGGTTACGTGGCGCAGGCGATGTTGTTCGTCGGCCTGCTGCTGACCGGTGCGCTGTTTGGCGCCTATCTGTTGGCGACGCTGATCATCCCTGAATGGCGCGTCAACCAGTACTTTCGCGAGACGAAGTGCGTGGTACTGAGCAAGCGCTTGCTGGAGCTTGCGCGGCACGACGGCACGGTGGTATATCGCCCAGAGTTCCAGTTTGTCTACGACGTGGAGGGGGTTAGGCATCAGGCGCGCGCCTACGACATAACGCGGCAAGTTTCGGAGAGTCGGGATGAGCCGCTGCGCACATTGAACCTGTTCAACGAAGGGGGGAGTTACCCTTGCTGGTACTCGCCCGATGATCCGGCGGTGGCGGTGCTCACGCGCGGCTACACCTGGTGGAGTTGGTTGCTGCTATTGGTTCCGCTGGCGTTTGTGGTGGTGGGAGGGGGCGGCGCCGCGTATGCGCTGGTGAACTGGGGCAAGTCGGCGGAACGGCGGGCCGTCATGGCGCAGCAAATACCGGGAGAGCTGTTCGAGCCGCGCGAGTCGCCTGACCATGATTTTCCGGGCGTGCCACGGTTAGCGACCTGGATGGATAGTCCCGGGACGCGACTAGCATATCGCCTGGCTGCGGATGTGCGCCCCTTGTGGGCGCTGGGAGTCATGCTGGGGGTGGCGCTCGTCGTCAGCGCGGTGGCGCTGGTTTTGGCGATGGGCCTGTTGGGCGGCGGCCTGACCGGACTCGATTGGCTGTCGCTGTTGTTCGTGTTGCTTTGGTTTGGGGGTGGCATCGCCACGGCGGTGTTTGCCGTGCGGCGATTGTGGCGAGCATCGCTGGCGGAGCCCACAATCTTGGAGATTTCCGCGCATCCGCTTGCGCCGGGCCAGAACTACGAGTTGTTTTTGTCGCAACCGGGGCGCCGAGCGCTCAAGCGGCTTGCACTCGATCTGGTGTGCGACGAGCGGGCCACCTTTCAGCACGGCACCAACACGCGCCGGGAATCCCGCCGCGTGGTGGAGAGCCGCATTGCCTCGCAAGAAGGGGCGGAACTAGCGCAGCAGACGCCGTTTAGCTCGAGCTTTACATTGGCGCTGCCCGCGCACGCCATGCACTCATTTCGATCGGCGCATAACGCGATCG